In Carassius carassius chromosome 27, fCarCar2.1, whole genome shotgun sequence, the sequence TAATGGAAAAGAAATGGTGCTTCCAATAAGCTGAAGTGCTAAACCTACAGAAAGGAGCAGCCACCTGCTGCTATATTAAACTGTGCTCACTGTAGAAAGGGCAGAATAAACAGATCTGCAAATCAGTCACTGCTTAAAATGCTCAATGGCTTGCAAATGcattaagaaaaacaaaatacataaatatgagtCCAGTCTGCAGGTGAAGAGGAAGCTGAACAAAGTGCCTCGGACTCAAAAACAGCATTTGAATTGGATGAGAAGTTACATTTGAAGATTTTCCAGCGACCAGACGATTAGGAGCTTCTTTTTAATTAAACTGTGTTTACAGGGCTTCAGGACCACCTCTAAATCTGCTTCAGAGCCAGCTGTGGGAATAAAGAAAATGTGATGCTTTAGtttcattaaatataattaagtgAAATGGTCACTAGTTATACACAATGCTGTTGTTTCCCCTCCAGAACCCAGCCATAACTTCTCCTGACTacacattttaaatagtatattatttattacacTGATTGACAGTGACAGTAAGACTTTTGCATTGTTAGAAAAAAGAAGaggttttatttcaaatgaattctgctcttttaaacctaaaaaaaaataattaataataataactgtatcaggttttccacaaaaatattaagcagcacagctgttttcaacattgataatatgaagaaatgtttcctgagcagcagtTAAGCATATTCCAATgattagactggagtaatggcttctgaatattcaagctttgccatcacagggataagttacattttaaaatacattaaaatagaaaaaaaaaaagtttttactgtttttactgcatattgatcaaataaatgcagccttgggtagcataacatttaaaacataaacaacagtgattatattatattatattatattactgttctgataacattttaataatttaaataattaatatttgaatGCGTTTTACTAAATTTTCTAATTCtatatttaaaagataaatgtgtgtgcgtgtatataatgctgtcaaacgattacttgcgattaatcacatccaaaatatacgtttttgtttacataatatatgtgatttctgtgtatatttattatgtttatataaatacacacaatgcatgtatatattttgaaaattttgaaatccatttacatgtctatattaaaattcatattttatattagaaatatatatatttaatatataaacaacatatttttctgaaatatatacatgcatgtgtatgtatttatatatacataatcagtgttgggaaggttactttggaaatgtaataggttacagattacaagttaccctgtttaaaatgtaatagtagtgtaactttttcaattactttattaaagtaatgtaactaattacttttgagtactttttgattacttttctaaatttgtgaaaattaaagaataataaataaaagcatatacatcaacttaaatacagttatctaataagcatgtgacgtattctgtgtaataaaatcctgaaacattggtgtttttttgaaactgctgtctctgtatatgatgatagttttctcaaaataagtaaaatgcacatgaagtgacacagagcagttctagaaattatgtttatgtgcttgtgtactcctatattgaggcagcagaggttgaaaacactgcgagcttcagtaggcctatgtgtagtaaatgaaaccatgtctttgccattaatttacaggaggggcggactgggaaaaaaattcagactggaaaattcaaactcatacaaacaaattcatggacaaaactattttttgtatggacctgacataaaaaaggtttgaatctttaatttggggacatgcaaaataattaaaagttctctcctgaactgcaccttcacttccatttttctcttcaagtCTCTTTATTATGTCCTGTTATCCATTTCTCTCATGAccttaatactcaagattgaacaaaactatactttacaatacaatactctacaatactacaatatctttatagaaaaatcctaatactgtacatgagtcatgtttttcccttacaaaaaattaccatgcttttattagcctatataaaagtaaaataaccttgttttttttttttttttttttgcaaattgatttgtatttatttttaaataaatacatttgtaaaataatttagcatttttggttatcacagttaaacaatagtaaccattttccctgggtttatagttaaatattaaaatgttaattttcgtaagggttgtgttgttgtctgtcgtagctccccctaaacctattaaaaaaaatcggatttttttttcagctaaattcctactgtaacattacaactgataataatgatgtcctttatatagtattttgagtgatgactgatgagcaacgtgctgctgcttgattaaataaataaataaataaactaagacaaaaaagcatctttacagatgaaactgacctgaaaccctgaacagtatagttctggctctctgctccagcagtccgtcctctctctccccctctctctctctctctctgagtctgatccaaaccgttttgcggaggcgcggagagcgcgcgagtcatgacttattagagatttaattatcaaatggcggattcgcaaatgatcgctttagtacattcggcaggcaattatacaataatgatattaaaatagcgggcaaaatcggctgccaggccccgggaattgtcccggttctcccggtgtccagtccgcgcctgatttccacagacacgcagaatgtgcaagtcatatattgcatttttggggccttatattcacagacactagtcgatgtcatgttttgattcaagtgtactgacctacttttgatttagtcatccaaaatgtggcatagcctattccgtccgcgttaggcatttcgtttttatgactggattctacgaagcagactgtatttccgcatcccggaaattattagggcggtatgtctcagaatagtcagtgcaatttgggaaagaaatcagttaaatctgtatgtggatgtgtgtaaatattcaaatgtaatcccctttgtaatcgttaaaaatttcataagtaactgtaatttaattactcatttttccttagtaactgtaactaattacagttacaataattttgtaattaaattacgtaacgccgttacatgtaattagttactccccaacactgtacataataaatatacacagaaaacacatatattatgtaaacaaaaacgtatattttggatgtaattaatcgcaattaatcgtttgacagcactagtacattatttatatatatatatatatatatatatatatatatatatataacacacacacacacacacacacacacactggtggacaaaatgattagaacactagtattttcaccaactaaaaaatggtcagttatttctatctttagttgtattgtgtcagtaggaaatatcagtttccatgtccaaacattcattttgctatttaatgtaataatccagtgaggtttttgtttgcacaaggagtcagtgctccacacagagatctgatctcatcatcatcagtctgtctggaataacatgaagaaacagagcaAACTGAGACGGACTCAGTCCAGAAGAACTGTTCCAACGTCTCcgagacacttcaagaaaccgtTGAAGCTACACTGCTGTTAAAAGTTTTAGGTACTTGTGTAAAAATGATGTAAAATGATGTAAAATGGATACTGTCaaaaataatatcataaatagattttctttatcctttaacttctattaactaaattagATCAACATTGGTGTGGGCATCTTTtgtgtttaaagcagcttttggtGCACATATTTTTTCCGTTAGTTCTGCAGGTTGGTTTCTGGAAGCATCTTGGAGATGCTGGAACAGTTCTTCTGGACTGAGTCCGTCTCAGTTtgctctgtttcttcatgtctttCCAGagagactgatgatgatcaggtcagatctctgtgtggagcactgctGCTGTCAGACAAAAACCTcaatggattattacaattaatggcaaaatataTGTCTGGAAATGGAAACtgacattttacacacacacacacacacactcactcacatatacagtatagaaaCATGTATCTTTACATCTGTTTCATTGCCTGGTTGTTCATGACAGTTCAATTTGGAGTAAATCAGAGTAGCTCACCTTCTGCAGAGTTTCTGCAAACTCTCTGGCCCCGTGCAGCGAGCGGCTGGTTTCATCGCCGGCCCTCATCAGACGCTCCCCGCGTTCACTCAGAACCTGACTGGCCCTCCGCATCACGTTCCCCATCTTCCTCACCGTCGGAGGAGACGGGCTGCTCCTGCTCCTGGATGCTTCAACAGCTGCTGCTGTGGAAATATCCCGAAACACACATGAGCATCATGTCCagttccaaacattcatttatttaacacatttacTGTGTAGGTCACTAAATAGATTTGATTTTAAATAGACTCATGTTTAATGCAGTATATAGCGGAAGAGAAACTTCCACTGCTGTCTGCTGCTGCTCTGGAATAAAGCTGCTGGTCCCATTTCAGTTGAATGCTTTCCTATTAGTGCGATGGAAAACAAATAGTCCTGATCAGCGACTGAAAGCATGGCTTTAGGATGTGTTTTTGTGTCTCTGTTTCTGATCTTTTGATCTTATGTGAAATAGGCTTACTTTATGTACTAATGAACATGAAAGGGGACAACAGAAAATGACAACTGCAGCTATCATACACTCATTAATTGTGTGAAACAGACATGGCAGTCTGTGAGTAGGGCTGAGGTGTGTGGACTGGTGGCTCCAGGGCAGCTTGGCACCTCTCCCATTTATTACACACCATTCATCCATGATCCGCTGGGAAGGCTGGTGCCACTTCACTCATCTCCGCTCCTCTCCCCCTCCTCAACGCCTGTCTTTGTGTTCCCGCGCATGCCTTCATCAGAACAAAGTGGCCTCTGAACTAATCGGGTGCTCTTTGCAATGGAACCATTCTCTGGCGCTGCTGGGGGATCTGTCAGAGGAGCACTATAAACAACCTCCCGCCGACAAAGAGCCCTCTCTTCCTGCCTGGACCCTGACTGATCCGacccacacaaccacacagacAGAGCAGGATGGAAATGAACCGAAAAGATGCATTTCTAATAGACTGTCCAGGGGTCAATGACATTATGGTTCTTTCTTTTTatagtaatttattaaaaaaaaatgactatTAATATTTTGGATACACCTCTTCAATGAGgagcatgttgttgttgttgttttttattcttaatttgttttatatatattagtgctgtcaaacgattaatcgcatacaaaataaacgtttttgtttgcataatatatgtgtgtgtgtactgtgtatatttattatatttatataaagatacacacatgcatgtatatatttcagaaaaatattttgtttatatattaagtatatttatttataatttcaattatatgtatataaatacagacatgtaaacattaattttttttcaaaatatatactgtatgtatgtgtatttatctatacattaaaatgtacacAGAATACACATAACTTATGCGTTTTTAAtcattaatcgcaataaaaaaaattgacagcattaatatatatatatatatatatatatatatatatatatatatatatattaataattacattaagtacgaataataattattattgttattattactattattattattaggaaaacaatataaaaacattattgaaaACAAAAGATGATAATTAGAAGTAAACattgttgaaaataaatattaaaaagtataaataataaaggtgatattattattattattattaaaatgcagtgatataaaaatgttattattccTGAAAACAAATCCttagttaatattattaaaataaataataataataataataataataacgttttATCTACCAAGTTGCACCAACATGCACAAAATTGtgtgatatttatatatacttaataaatatacaatacacacatatattatgtaaacaaaaacttttattttggatgcaagtaataatttgacaacactagttaaaatgttttataaaattattatttttattactttatttaaaaaaaactgaattattgGTTAAAAGGcatactttttatttgtatttatttatttattacatgttttcaaggtatacaaaaaaaatctgttttcttaATGGTTAAACCATCAttcaatttaaacatttgtttaaaaatggtataaatgtttttcaaaaccatatgtgaccctggaccaaaaaaaacagtcttaagtcactggggtatatttgtagcaatacccaaaaatacattgtatgggtcagaattatagattattcttttatgcaaaaaatcattagaatattaagtaaatatcatgttccatgaagatatttagtaaatttccaaatattgtcctataccaataaaccatacataaatggaaagcttatttattcaatttCGAATAAAATTaacacttaagactgcttttgtggtccagggtcacatatgacacCAATTTGATCACAAcggaaaacaaacacacacacacattcctacTTACCTTCACGCTGAGGACGGCCCTGGTTTGCTGTCATACTGTTCTTCATTCTGTTCAAAAAAATCTTGCAGCGGTAGATAACCATATAAACAGAACAAGCATCTGAAATATggataagaaagaaagaaggaaagaaagaaagacagggcTTTGTTTTGTTCTAGTTCTCAGGTTCAGGTTCAGAGGTCAATACAGTGACTGTCTTTCTCAGCCTGCTCACCTCCCATTAGCTTCTGCTGACAGTTGACAAAGCTAGTTTGGCTTGGAGCTCCAGGGCTCTTCTTGTTCTCCGTTGCTCCCGGGGTCTTCTGGTCTGCAGGGGATGCTGGGCTGGCTTGGGCAAGCTTGGCCTCCCAGTAGTTTTGACAAGAGTGGTACAGAACCTGCACAAACATGCATTTCTCTGCAGCTGAGCTGGCCGTCCATTGATCAGTGGTGCGGTCGAACACTAGGTCGAACTCAGGAGTGTCCTGAAAATATGCACTCAGTCAAAGTAACACactatcctgaaaaataaaatctgcagTAAGAAGGATGGTCACCTTATCGGGGTTGATGCCATTGACCTGCCGCAGCTGCTCCACGGACCATTGAGACCTTTTAGCAAGCTGTCTTGTGCCTCGAGACCTCTTAACTTTAGTAATGAGGACTTGAGCTGGTCTGCTGTTAGTAACTACATGGAAACAAGGACGTCTCTATCAAACATCAAGAACATCTGACTGTTTGACAATGATTAAACTAGTAACTAGATACTTTGAGTTTCTGAAGACGTTACCTGACAGGCAGAGGTAGGTTAAGTAGTCCCGCTTGCGACCTGCATTGAGGAAGGACAGTCCtttcctcttcatcctcctcctcacctCGATGGCTACCAGTAACTTTTCATCTCTTGGGACAAAGATCTCACGGCTGATGGCTGACTGAATGCTCATCTTCAATATGCCTTTCAGAAATGTttccaaaaacatgaacaaaacatattttgtgcTCAATGGCAAACACATAGTTTGAACCAAATACCATTacaaaacataaattaattaaacagatTAATATTTCTCTGTCAGTTCAACAGTTTACTATTTACATTTCTGCtgtttcatattatatatatagctgAAATTTTGAACTTTGAGAAAGCAAAAAGATTAATGAAAATttcaccatttccacaaaaaattaagcagcacaacactttcagcactgataataataacaaatgttagCATGCAGAATTTGAGTCGATTGCcattataaaacataataaataattttaactgATTAAGATTTATTGgtcatttaatatttacatttctgcGGTTTCATTAACTGTTTTTTGACTTATTACACAAATTATTGCAATaatatgtaggcctatatatatatatatatatatatatatatatatatatatatatatataataaacttttaaattcttgttttgcattaaatacttTTAGAACAAAACTACTgctgtaattttactttattttttatttatttttaagtatcatgaaaaaagtatcagttttcacaaaaatattaagcagcacaccgTTTTCAtctctgataataataataaatgtttcttgagcagcaaatcagcatcagaatgatttctgaaagatcatgtggcactgaagctggaggaatgatgctgaaaactcatcacaggaataaattacattttaaaatatattaaaattgaaaacttttttcccctaacaaaaataaaatttttctaagatttaaaaataattaaacagtataaatatatttatataaaatatattttatatatatagtttagtcAAGTTTAAGTTATATATCTATATTGAGATATATTGAGGCTATTCACAAGTGACAACGTGAATCGATATTGAATTAATATTACGTTTTAAAACAACCGACGTTtgaatgttaaatgtatttattaaaaagttaacaCATTTCAAATCTAAATGACACGTTGGTTCACCTGTTGCACTTTAATTTTCCGAACACATAACAACTTTGTGAATTGCTAAAACCACACAAATCTTTGAATAAACAGATGAATCAACACACCTTCTCCTTCCTGAAGCTTTCTTCTCCCTCGAGCCTTGTCTGTGTCTGCGCCTCAAGCCATCTTTATCCCGCATCTCATCTCACGAGAGGCAAGCCCCGCAGAAAACCCGCAGGCTGTGTGCTATACTTGAGTGAGCTGACTCCTGAGAGAGCACTTTAGGGATCATAGACGCGTCTGAGTCAGTTGAGCTCAAACAAGCTGTCTAGTTTAGCGGCttgtaggcacacacacacacacacacacacacacacacacacacacacacacacacacactggaaacTAGCGGTGATGATCACGTGCAGCCCGGTTGGTGGTTGGAGGGCAGATTGGGAGACTTGAGACTGATTTTATCAACAGCTGAATAAATTGATATCAAATGTGTCTTCATTTAAGAGCTGAAAACACAGAGGTTTATAAGGgactactaatatatatatatatatatatatatatatatatatatatatatatatatatatatatatatatatatatatatatatatatatatatatatatatatatatttcactataaataattccttagcatatcatCTTAACTGAAATTCATAAATTGTCAATTAGTGCTGCCAAAAGATGAATCGAGATTAATCACATacaaaatgaaagttttatttgttttgtttacattatatatgtttactgcataaatgtattatatatatatataaatacacaatacagtatgtattaaaaaaacatatttacaggtagttatatgtttatatttatattcatataatttatgttataaatacatttatttaatatataaacataacatattctctctctctctctctctctatatatatatatatatatatatatatatatatatatacacagtgtacacacatatattatgtagacaaacacttttattttggatgcgattaatgtATTGACAGcactagaataaataaataattcaataaatgaacaaacaaactaataTGAATAAATTGATAAGTATGTTTTTGTGCCATTTggtataatgaaataataaaatataatagaatatgTACACAGTATCTTattctcaacaaggctgcatttctttgatcaaaaatacagtagaacattaatattgtaaatagtgtaaggtttttaatatattttaaaatgtggagGCAAAACTATGTTcaccagccattactccagtcttcattgtgaGGTTATTatataactgaaactaaaactgaaaaatataacatGCAAAATATAATAGTAATGGCACAATTCCAGTGAACTGATGCTTAGTACTCGGTCCccccacaaataaagtaaaataaaataaaataataacttaaaatatttaaaaagtagacTACTATCTCATTGATACCAAATATGACTGCTTCAGTGTCGCagtgctgatttgttgctcaagaaaacatttcttattttcattgttgaaaacagtttgtgGAAACCATTCTTTCCGGGTTATCTAATTAttggatagaaagttcaaaataataatatttatatgaaatataaatcttttgtaatattataaatatcttataaaaatataataataatgaacaaaaaaagTGTCCCCAAACAAGCAAGTGCAATTTACAGCTTAACACACATAACAAGAACTGCCTCAAATGTTGTATCAGTATACTGGACATATTATCAACCGACAGgtgaatttacacaaaaatactgtttattttgagaatatgcaaatttGACAATAACAGCAAAATGTATGGAACAATTTTCCCCttccattttaaaaatgtatagtaTTGCTGATTTGTTTATTGGGTCACACCCCCATTTGAGAACAACAGCTCCAGTGTCTCTTTTTGATGACTCATTATTGATGGTTATTGCTAAATCACCCCTCAGGGATTAATAAAGTTGCATTGTTTTCCATTTATTCTGTTCAAGGCCCACAGCAATCCGCTTGTGGCTGATACCTccctataaagtcagaa encodes:
- the stxbp6l gene encoding syntaxin binding protein 6 (amisyn), like, coding for MSIQSAISREIFVPRDEKLLVAIEVRRRMKRKGLSFLNAGRKRDYLTYLCLSVTNSRPAQVLITKVKRSRGTRQLAKRSQWSVEQLRQVNGINPDKDTPEFDLVFDRTTDQWTASSAAEKCMFVQVLYHSCQNYWEAKLAQASPASPADQKTPGATENKKSPGAPSQTSFVNCQQKLMGDACSVYMVIYRCKIFLNRMKNSMTANQGRPQREAAAVEASRSRSSPSPPTVRKMGNVMRRASQVLSERGERLMRAGDETSRSLHGAREFAETLQKLALKQI